One Deinococcus gobiensis I-0 genomic window, GGCGGTTTCTTGTTCCGAATTATCGGCATAGCTGGCGGTTTCTTATTCCGATTAGTCGGGAACCCCTCCTCAAATTAATCGGCGGAGTTGGCGGAAACAGGTTCCGAAGACAGTCATCGACTGCGTTTTGTCGTGCAAAACGCGCAACTCGATGTATCCTCTACCCTTCAACCGCGTACCCCCAATTTGCCCTCCCACACGGCCTGGAACCTTTACATCGACCCTTTTGGCTATGACCCTTAGCATGACCTCGTGCCCGACCCCTCTCCAACCCTGCATCCCGCCCAACAAAAGGCCAAGCTCCGACGCCTCATCGGCACCCACGGGGTCTACACGACCGTGCAGCTCGAACGTCTCGGCCTCCTGCGCGCGGCCGAGTGGTTGGGCCTGCGGCAGGTCACCCACACCCGGCGCACCAGCATCGTCCAGCCCTCCAGCGAGCGCGACCTGACCTTCGTGCTCGGCGAGCAGGTCAACGCTCAGTTGCCCGGCCGCGAACTCATGCACAAGGCAGGGGTCGCCGAGGCGTACCTGCGTCTGGAGTTTCGCGACGACCTCCACCACCGCTCCACCCCACCCAAGCTCACGCCGCGCGAACGTCAGGCCATGCCCGACGCCTTCGGCTGTCTCACGGAGCTGAACCCGGTGGACGATTACGCCAAGCATTACCTCCTCGAACTCGACGCCGGATACACCCGCGCCCGCATCCGCCGCAAGCTCCGAGGCTTCGACCAGTTGCCCCTGCTGAAGCCCAGAGACGGCTGGCTCATCTGGGCCACCACAGTGAACCTGCGCGTCGAAACCCTGGTCCCTTTGGTCGCGGCGGAGTACAAGCGCAAGCCCTTCGAGCGCATCGACTGCATCACCTTCCTCTTCGTCGACTTCTGGAGCGCGGGGAACCCGTACGTCCGTGGCCGCCGCTTCACCAAGCTGATGCGTTACGACCTGGACTGTCGGGGACTCGCTCCCAGTTCCGGCAGCGGCAGGTGAATCACGCGCACCATGTTGTCCACCGAGCGCCAGGACATCCGGTCCAGGTACCGCAGGTCTGCCTCGTGCCGCTGCAGGTCTGGCACCGCGATGATCAGCGGGTGCTTCCACGTGTTCACGGACCGGAGGTAGCTCTCCACGAGTCTGCGGAAGCGCTGGCTCCGGAGCCCCCCGTTCGCGACGGTGGCGTAGAGCCGGGGACGGCCCAACACCTCCCGGTGCGTCGCCATGTGGTACCCCGCACCGTGCACCTCCCAGAGGCGTGCGTATTCCTCGTCCGGGACCTGCATGGTCGTGTAGACGATCGCGTCCGAGTACCGGCGCTCGTGTACCGCGCTCTTGTGCCCGTGCCGCTTGTACTGATGGCTGTAGACCCGGTAGCCCTCGCGCTCTAGCAGGAAGCGGGCATCGTTGTGATAGGCCCGGTCGGTCACGGCGTCCGGACCCGTCAGGTGAACAGGATCAAACTCGCTGTACGCTGCTCGCCCCTTGGGGGTGAGCAGGGCGACGGGGCCGTAGAGGGTGTGCATCTCCCGAGCGAGGCCGGCCGCGATGACCTGCGGCAGGGGCGTCCCCTGGAGGGTGAGGGAGCGCATGGGGCCATAGATGGCGAGGGCGGAGAGGAGGTCGTGGTCGTTCCAAGGAATGTCAGTCACCCGGGTACCGTACGTGCGCTTGGGGTGACCTCCAGCCTTGGCGGCAAGGGACTTGGCCTGGGCAGAGCACAACACGGGCGGCGGAAGGTAGGCCAAACAAAAAAAGCCCCCACCCCTGTCCTTGGCCAAGTGCCCGGACAGGGGTGGGGGCTTGCTCATATGAGGTTGATGCAAGGAAAGACGGGCGGGCCCAGCTTGGGTCAAGGTGACGGATCGGGCCGGGACCTTCGGCTGCAGTCGCGGCTTGACCCAGGTGTCATAGGCGTTCTGCAATCCGGCGATCAGGGTGCATAAGGTTTGGGTGGTGAGCCCACCCGCGCAGAGGAGCCGAGCGGCAGGAAGCCAGGTATGGCCGCAGCAGCTGCGCGAGTACCAGGAGCACCAGGTTACGCGCTCGTGCCCTTGATCTCCAGCGCGAACCTCAGGGAGAAAATCCTGGTCAGTCCAAGGGGGGCTATCCCCTGGTCACCGGACCTGCACTTGGGGTGACCTCCAGCCTTGGCGGCAACGACTTGGCTCAGTCAGAGCACAGCACGGGCAGCGGAAGGTAGGCCAAATAAGAAAGCCCCGCCCCTGTCCGTGCCCGAATGTCGGGATAGAGGCTGGGGCTTACTCATCAGGACAACGCAGCATGAGACAAGCAGGCTCAGCTGAGGTCAATGCCCAGTAATGAATGTCGCGATCTTCCCCTTCCGTCGTAACTTTACCCAGGTGTCGCAGACGCGCAGCAATCTGGCGATCAAGGTGTACAAGATCCGTGCGGTGAGTCTCTTTCGCAAGGGGCTATTCGGGGTCGCTGCCTAAGCATGTTTGCCCAGAGTCCCCCCATACCTGTGAGGGACGCCATGTGCCGCCTGCCCAAGTGCCACCCTGAGCCGGTCCCATCCCCACGCCTGTGGGGAACGCAAGGGCACTGGGAAGACGATCATCGACAGCAACGGTCCATCCCCACGCCTGTGGGGAATGCGCCTCCTCGACCATCTGGTAGAAGCGGCAGTCCGGTCCATCCCCACGCCTGTGGGGAACGCCAGCCAGACGAGAACCATTCCCACTAATCCCCCGGTCCAGCCCCACGCCTGTGGGGAACGCTCACGTAGTTTGCGGATGTTGTCAGTCTCCACCGGTCCAGCCCCACGCCTGTGGGGAACGCTGCATGTTCAGGTTGAGGTTCATGGGATGCTCCGGTCCATCCCCACGCCTGTGGGGAACGCGACCTGGGAATCAGCCCTTTCATGGAGGAGAACGGTCCATCCCCACGCCTGTGGGGAACGCTTCGTATCAACGGGTCACAACTCTACGCCATTCGGTCCATCCCCACGCCTGTGGGGAACGCCACCACGGCTGCGCCAGATCCTCGCCAGCTCTCGGTCCATCCCCACGCCTGTGGGGAACGCGGCCGGCCGCCGGGCCGCCGCGCCGCCGGAACCGGTCCATCCCCACGCCTGTGGGGAACGCGGGCCAGTAATGAGGGCATCACCGTTCAGGCCCGGTCCATCCCCACGCCTGTGGGGAACGCCAGCCGACCAAAGTCGCCCCGTCCGAGTTTGCCGGTCCATCCCCACGCCTGTGGGGAACACAGGTGAACGCCGTGTCAGAGGAACAGGGCGGGCGGTCCATCCCCACGCCTGTGGGGAACGCCAGATAGGGCTGATCCCCCTGGAGCAGGGCGTCGGTCCATCCCCACGCCTGTGGGGAACGCGGCGAGCGCGTCCGGCGTGAGGTAGACCGTCACGGTCCATCCCCACGCCTGTGGGGAACGCAGCAGGGGGTCGGTGAACGTCTCGATGATGTACGGTCCATCCCCACGCCTGTGGGGAACGCAGGGCCTGGAAGACGCCGAACTGAAGACCGCGCGGTCCATCCCCACGCCTGTGGGGAACGCTCATGCCCAAAGTGGCCCAGGCGAAAGCCAAACGGTCCATCCCCACGCCTGTGGGGAACGCAAATACTGCTCGATGTCCTGGCGCTTGGGCATCGGTCCATCCCCACGCCTGTGGGGAACGCGGCTCGGACACGGACGCCGTGCTGGAGAAGACCGGTCCATCCCCACGCCTGTGGGGAACGCGAATGGGGCGGGCTCAGGGGGAGTCGGTCAGACGGTCCATCCCCACGCCTGTGGGGAACGCGTGCAACATAACAACGGAAACCCGCGCCCACCCGGTCCATCCCCACGCCTGTGGGGAACGCAAAGAAGGCGAGTTCAAGAGCATCGCGCCGTCCGGTCCATCCCCACGCCTGTGGGGAACGCGACTACGCGCAGGGCCTGGAGGCGCTGGCCAACGGTCCATCCCCACGCCTGTGGGGAACGCAGCCCCTCAAGCCTAGTCGTGCACGGACAGGGCGGTCCATCCCCACGCCTGTGGGGAACGCCGCAGAACGCCAGCCACGCCCACCGCCTCACGGGTCCATCCCCACGCCTGTGGGGAACGCCCGATCCAGCCGCGCGCGGCTGGGCTGAGTCCCGGTCCATCCCCACGCCTGTGGGGAACGCGTTAGCCTCGCCGGACAGAATGAACGCGGCGACGGTCCATCCCCACGCCTGTGGGGAACGCCACATCCCAGAGGTACTCGCCCTCTAGGCAGACGGTCCATCCCCACGCCTGTGGGGAACGCGGTGTAGCTCGAGATGCCGAGGATCCCGGCCACGGTCCATCCCCACGCCTGTGGGGAACGCGGTGTAGCTCGAGATGCCGAGGATCCCGGCCACGGTCCATCCCCACGCCTGTGGGGAACGCGCCATCGGACTGCCCCCCACCTGCGGGGCCGCCGGTCCATCCCCACGCCTGTGGGGAACGCTAGGGCGTCTTGATCCGCAGGCGCCCAATACCCGGTCCATCCCCACGCCTGTGGGGAACGCCTCCCCCATGAGGACGTTGCACAGGTCAAGCACGGTCCATCCCCACGCCTGTGGGGAACGCGAGTAGGTCGCGTTCCCCGCTCGTGAGCTTGGCGGTCCATCCCCACGCCTGTGGGGAACGCATGGGGTGCGCGGCTGCTGAGTGGGGCTACTGCGGTCCATCCCCACGCCTGTGGGGAACGCGGGTGCATCCAATGGAGCCCAGTACGCTGCCACGGTCCATCCCCACGCCTGTGGGGAACGCCTGGCCGAAGTTCGCGGCAAGCTGCGAGAGTGCGGTCCATCCCCACGCCTGTGGGGAACGCTGACGGCTACTAAAGGAGGAACCATTATGTCGCGGTCCATCCCCACGCCTGTGGGGAACGCCATGTCGCCGGGGCGTTCCAGAGTGGGGTTGTAGGTCCATCCCCACGCCTGTGGGGAACGCGCCCAGAAATCGCGCGGGGTGGTCCAGTCGTGCGGTCCATCCCCACGCCTGTGGGGAACGCGCCAGCTTCAAGGCAGAGCTGAGGAAGCGCGGCGGTCCATCCCCACGCCTGTGGGGAACGCTGCGGGATGACCGCACCCCATGGGGTGAATTACGGTCCATCCCCACGCCTGTGGGGAACGCGTTCGGTAGCTCTGGAACTCGGGAGTAATGCACGGTCCATCCCCACGCCTGTGGGGAACGCGTGGCCTGTTCGTCCTGGCGCTTGATCAGGACCGGTCCATCCCCACGCCTGTGGGGAACGCGCAACGCTCGAAGAGGCCCAGGCCGCCGCAGACGGTCCATCCCCACGCCTGTGGGGAACGCGAGCTGGTGCTGCTGCGCGCGCTCGTGCAGGACGGTCCATCCCCACGCCTGTGGGGAACGCCTCAGCCGAGCGGGCGGGACCCATATCGGCGGCGGTCCATCCCCACGCCTGTGGGGAACGCGGATGGAGGCGGAAGCGTGAGCTGGATTGATGCGGTCCATCCCCACGCCTGTGGGGAACGCCACCTGCACGGCCTGGACCTGGAAGAGCTGCACGGTCCATCCCCACGCCTGTGGGGAACGCCGTCGCTTCGTCCTCGTCGCCTCTCCCCCTCCCGGTCCATCCCCACGCCTGTGGGGAACGCAATCTGAACGGAGGCCAGCGAGTCCTAAAAGCCGGTCCATCCCCACGCCTGTGGGGAACGCTGGCGGAGCGGGCGGAGCGTCGTCGTCCAGCTCGGTCCATCCCCACGCCTGTGGGGAACGCACTTCAGAACTACGCTCTTTTCCTAGCGTCAATCCGCCGTAAGGCGCAGGCCCATAGGCGGATACACATTACAATTTGTCATCATCCTCGGGAGGGTCGTATTCCCCCTGCAACTCTATATGACGGGCGTTGCGAATGGCGACGAGTTGGAAGCCGTCAAGGCTCACCAATGTGCGGTGCGGGTCGCCGTACATCCGTACGGCGAAGCCCTGCTCGTTGTTCGCACGGTAAATCTGGGTACAGCGGCCGGTGCGCGCGTTCTGCACGGCCTTATCCCACAATAGATCGCGTACCAAGGCGGTCGCGTTGCCGACATACACGCCGGGCTGCACCTCCATCAGCCAGCGGCTCAGCTCACCCCGCAGCGACGGTGGCACAGCCTCCAACGTCATAACAATCACGCGTGGTTCACGCCGCCTTGCACGTCGCCCAAAGGGTCCCACAGGTCGCCGGGGGCCGTCGGATCAGGGTCCATATCGTCGCCACCAAGTAGGAGGTGGAGGTCGGCTGCCATGCGTTCCAGCAGCCGCAGGTTGGTCATGTGGTCGCGCAGACCGGTACGCACGCGGCGCTCCAGGTCGTCGCCAGGCGTGGCCGCTTCGCGGAAGGCAGTAGGTAGCACCACCTCAATTTTGTAGAGGTCGGCCACATCGTACACAAAGGACAGCATTTTGCCGGTATGCACAAACCCCAGCGCTGGACTATAGCCAGTCGCCAGGATCGCTGCGTGCGCCAGCCCGTACACGCAGGCGTTGCCCGCACTCAGGGCCTTGTTAATGGGCGTGGCGCGCTCCCAGTCGGTCTGCTTGTACTGGCGTTGTTCCCACCTGACGCCGTAGGCCCTGCTGTAGCGGGCATAAGCGTCACGTACCCGCGCCCCCTCATGGCCGCGAATCTGCTGGAGGGTCAGGCCATCGGGGAGGCCGCCGGGAAAGCGCATGGCGTACATCTGCCGCACGACGCGCAGCCGGGTATCGGGGTTGGCCCACAGCCGGGCCTGCCGTTGCAGACGCAGGGCGCTGCGGCTCTCGCCCAGGCCGCTGGCGTACAAGCGTACGCCGCCCTCACCCACCCACAGCACCGAGCAGCCCGTGTCTGAGAGTGCCTTGACGGCCTCGTGACTGACCGAGCAGCCCGGCCCCAGCAGCAATACACCCAGACTGGCAACTGGCAACGTGATCATGCCCTCGGGATGATAGGCCCGCACACCTCGGCCATCTTGTTCCAGCCGCGTATGTTCGAGGTACAGATACGAAGTCCCGTCCCTGAATTTAGGTAACTCGCGCAGGTTCTGGCGGTGCCAGATGATGCCGTTTCCAGCGCCATTCCCCGTCATGGCGCGAGACTCAGCAGGCCGCAGCCCAGACTCTTGGCGTGACCTAGGCCACCACGCACGGCTCCTGCCAGCGCCACCGGGTTGAGCACTTGCAAAGCGCCCTCAAAGGCCACGGTATACAGCGTGATGGTCGTGCGGCCCTTGCGCGTCCGTACCCGCCCCGTCCCAGTAATGTCGGCCCCCAACACCTCAAAACCGTGACGGTCGCCCTGGCGATCCAGCCAAGCCAACTGTTCATCGGGATGGTGCAGGCCGTGGCGGGCCGTGTGGCCGCGCTCGTCGACACGCCGTACCGTCACGTTGGCATGCAACCGGAAGTGCAGCACGCGCCCCGGCGTCAGGGCGTGGCGCAGATCCAGCGTCCGCACCTCCCAGCCGCTCAGGTACCCGGGGTCGCGGGCATTCAGCGCGCCCCAGTCGGGTGGGGTCACGCTCTGGACAAGGAGGGCAGGTACGGCCTCACCCGTCTCGGGGTCAGCGGCCACCTCGCGCCGCCACAGCAGCCGTTCGCCATCCGGAAGTAATGTGTCCGGCTGTCCCGCGCCTGGAAAGGCCCAGCGTAGCGTCTGGTGCAGGGCGTAGGGGCTGCCCAGGTCGCGCGCCGTATGTTGGTGCTGTGCACTAGGAAAGAGGCGCGACAAGTGCAGAGGAATTGCCTGAACGGTCATGTCGTCACCTTCTGGAATGGATACGGCTGGGGCGAGTGCAGAGCGGGTAGCATTTCGGTCCACCCCACCACGTCGCGAAGGGTGTAGCGGCGCTGCGCGAAGGGGGCCGCTGGGTCGTCGCGGCGCTCGCCGGGCGTGACATGCCGCAATGGCCCCGGCCCCTCGCGGCGATCCACCATAAAGCGGTAAGGGCCATCGCTATCGCCCGTACGGCGCAGGGTGGGCGCGTCCCGCAGGGTGTCCAGCAATGGGCTGGTACGCAGGGCCTCAGGCCACCACAGCGGCACACTGGGTACGAAGGCCTTGCGGCCCAGGCTCAGGGGCCAGTAGGGATTGCGCAGAGCCGCGTGCAAATCGGCCAGCAGCTCCGGGTCACCCGATAGGGCCGCCCAGAAGGCTGCGTCCGATAGATAGGCCCGCCGCGTCAAGCTGGTTTCGGCCTTACGGCTGCCTGGGTAGAGCTGCGCGGTGTGGTAATCGTGCAGGGGTAGCCCCGGCCGGTCCACCCGCACTCCGAAGGCCAGAGCTGCGAGATGCGTGACTGGTTCAGCGCGGTCGATGCCCAGAGCCGCCGCCGCCAGCCCCAGCACACCACTCTTGGTTGGCTCGGCCTCGGTGTCGCGGTCGTCGAAGCGGCTGCGCGTGCCCCACGACTGCATAGAGCCAGCCAGGGGAATCAGGAGGGTCTTCACCCCCGCGCCGCCTTCAGGGTGGCAAAGATGGTACGGGCATCGGCCACCGTCGCCTCAATGAGGGCCTGCACGCTAGGCTGCGCGTCTCCCAGCGGCCCAAAAGTCTGCTCGTCCACCGCGTTGACATACCGTCCCCGGCCCTCGTCTCCAAAAATCCGGTCCTGCCGCAGCTTCTCGGCAGCCAGCCCCTGCATGCTGGGGTTCAGGAAGCCCTCGGTGCTGGCCTTCACGGCCTTCTCGAAGGCGTTGGCAAGGTTACGCGGGCTGGCGTTCTCGCGCACGACTTGTACCATCAGCCCCGGTGCATTGTGGGCGGCAAAGGTGTTCTGCTTGCCGGACGGCGCGGCGTAGATGCTGGCCTCCAAGAAGGCGCGTAGGCCGCGCTCGGCCAGTTCAGCGTCGCCGCCCAGATTGTCCAGCAGCTTCTGGAGATCCACACAGGCGTAGCGGTAGTACGTCGCGCTGCCGAACTCGACCGTGCCCAGCATGTCGGCCCCCGCCGTGTCAGACGGCTTAAGATCATCCACCGCCGTATAGAAGTCGAACTCGCGGCCCCGCATAGCATGCGTGCCCAGGGCGTGAGCTACCTGCGCCGCCGCGTCAGCGTTCTTTTCGGGGAGATCAGCCAGCATTCGCCCGAAGAGGGCCACGTCCACAGCGCGCGAGCCGTTCAGGGCTTTATCCAACTCTTTGGCGAGGTCGCCGGGTAGAGCCGTCTTCTTGCTCTTGGCCTTCTTACTACCCATCTCGGCCGGACCCTCACTCAACACGTCCCAGTGGGTATCGATCAGGGCAGCCACCCGGTTCAGCTCGTCGCGGCCCAGGAACAGCAGGTACTGGCTCTTACCCTCCTTGACGGGTAAGCCCAAGCCACCCAGCGCCGTCTCGGCGGCAGCCAGGGCGGCGGTCTCATCACGCTGGTGGTTCCTGTGCAGAATGCGAGCGATTTCTTCGTGTGCCCGTTTGGTCCGCTCGCCCATTTCGTCGGGCGTGAGGGTCCCCCGCGCCTTGAAGTCCATCCGCATGGCCCGCTTGAAGCTCTGCGAGCTGACGCGCGCCCGCCGTGTACCGCCGAAATAGGCGTCCTTGGGGCTGCCGGTATCGTCGCGGTTGAGGTTGCTAGGCGCGAAGTTCTGGAGATAGTGCAATTCTAGAAGGGCTTTCACAGCGTATCGTCTCCTTCGTCCTCGTCGGGGAGGGTGGGGTCGGGGCGCGGGGGCAAGTTGGGGGCCGGGGTCTCGCTCTGGGCAGACGTTTCGGCAGGGTCGGTGTCCGGCAGACGCTCGGCGCGGCGGTAGAAGTCACGTGCCCAGCGGCGGCGCACCTCGTCTCCGTACTCGTCGTGGTCCCATAGGTTCACGTCACGCAGCAGTTGCACCCAGTCGGGGGTGTGGTCGCCTGCATGCAGCAGGGTCACGGCCTGGCGCAGCGCGTAGGGTAGAGCATCGGTGTCGGCGTCCAGCAGGGCTAGAAAGCGTTTTTCGGTGCTGGGGCGCTGGTCCTGCGCCAGATACAGCCCGCCAAAGGTCTGCCCGAACGACTCGCGCCGCTCCGGGGCCGGGGCTTCGGTTTCCGTGGTGTCGTCCGGGCGCTCAACCAGGGCGTACAGCCCAGCAACAAGCGCCAGCGCCTGCCACTGCCCTGCTCCCGGTGTGCCCAGACCCGAGCGGAGGAACACGCCTGCCAGCCAGGGCACGCTCTGGCCGGGGCGGTCGTCACCCAGCGAGCGCCGGAGCTGGGCCAGTTGTCCCCGGTCCAGCCGCGACAGGTGGCGTACCAGCCTCTCGTGGGGTGTGGCTTCGGGTGCGGTCTGGGTCATGGGGTGGCCTCCTGGGTGGGGCTGGAATCTGGGGTCGGGGGCGGGGCCGTGCCGGCATGCAGAGCCTTCAGGGCGTACTCCAGGGTGGCCTGCGGGCTGAGCTGGAGCTTGCCCTGCACGCGGCGCGGGCGGTACGCGTAGCCGTGGACCGCGCCGCCTGCTCCGACCCCCTGAAGGTTGAGGCCCCAGGCCCGCCTCGCTTCGCGCGTCACGGCCCCGCGCCAGTCGGTCAGGGCCGTGTCCGGGGTGTCCAGATCGGCCAGCAGCACGCGGAAGGGGTGTTCCAGCGCTGCCCAGTACGCCCCCAAGCCGGGCAGGGTCTGCACGAGGTCGGCCAGATCGTCCTTGTGAGGTTCACGTTCTCCGCCGCGCGACAGGACTTCGGCCGCGAGCTTGCGGGTCGCACCACGCAGGCCGTCGGCTACGGCTTTTGCACCGCTCAGGGCGTTGTGGATGTGGTCCGCGAATCCGGCTTCATCGGTCACGAAGGCTTCGGGCAGCGTGTAGGTTTCCTGCCGGTACGCGAAGGCCTTGCCCTGGTCGCTGAGCAACCCGGTCACACTCAGGCCTAGGGTCTGGGACCGCCCCGCCTCGCGCAGCAGCTCACGGGCCCCGGTCAGGATGGCAGGGGGGCGCCCGGTGCGCTCGCTGAAAGTCGCGGTCTGTCCTCCGCCCTTTCCCCGGATCTTCGTGGCATATTCGACGTGTGGGTCGGGCAGCAGAGCGCTCAGGTCGCGCCACAGCAGTTGCTCGCGCCGTAGCTTGAGAGGAAAATACTCCGGCTTCTTAGGGTCGGCGGGCGGGCGCAGCGTGACCATCGGATCGATGGCTGCGCCCTCGCCCTCGGGTGCCCCCACGAACGGCACCCCCGCCGCAAAGCCGATGGCTGTGACCCGGACCACTCCGGCATCGTCCACCTCCGGCACCAGCCGCACACTGCGAGCCGGCCAAGTGTAGCGGTCGGCCCAGCCTAGCGGGGTTTCGGTGGCCTCGTCCTCGTACAGTTCGCGCATGAACTGCACTGTCAGCGGTTCGCGCTCCCACACGGCACGGTCGCGGCCCTGCGCTGCGTAGACTGGCAGGTTCAGGCACAGCGTCTCGTGCAGGTCGCGGCCCTGCGCGGCACTCAGAGCGAAGGTGGCGACGGGCGCGGCCTTCGCTGCTGTCGTAAAGCGTTTGATCAGCCCACCCAGCAGGAAGGTCTGCCCCTCGACCAGTCGCCGCGCCGCCTCGGCAGGAGTCAGGGCGTCGGTGCGCTCGCCGCCAGGCCGGGCCGCCACGTTGAACAGCGGCGAAGTGTTGGCGCTGCCCACCTCGGTGCCTAGGCGCGTCCAGTGGCTGCGGTATTTGCCCCCTTCCAGGTCCGGGGTCAGATCACGCACCTGCCAGAAGGGACGCTCGGGGTGGAACAAATCAAAGCCCTCTTCCCACTCCGCGAAATACGCCTCCAGCTTCTCGGCCGGAAAGCCGTTTAGGAACCATCTGGCGGTTTCCTCGGCGTTGCGGGGCCCGGCCAAGGCGCGGTGCAGCAGCGCGAGGCTCAGGCGCAGCAGCGCCACCGTGACCAGAGGCGAGGGGTCGTCGATGCAGCTCAGGTCGCGGGCGCGCAGCAGCAACTCACGCAGGCCCACCTCCCGGATGGGGCCACCGCCGACAGGCCGGACAGGAATCCAGGGTTCGTGCAGCAGATTGAACGTGGGTGGACTGTTCATACGGACCTCCGGAGTCAGGGCAAAGCGGCGGGGTGGTCGTAGCGGCTTAGGGCATCGCGTAATTCCTGGAGCCACGCCTCGCGCACGGCGGGCGGTGACAGCACTTCGGCGCGCGGTCCCCAGCTGAGCAGAAAGGGCAGTAGCTCGCGCGGGGTGCCGGTCGCATCTATGCCGGCCCGGAACTCCATCTCGACCGCGCCGTCGCGGCGGATGAGGGTGGCGTTGGGAAAGCCGCCTTCCAGCACGCGGTACGCGGCCTCGGGGGCAAAACGCACGGTGACAGTCACGGTCGCCCCGCCGCCAATAACGCCCCAGGCGTCACTGAGAAAGGCGCGCGGATCGAAGTCGGGGTCCGGTTCATAGCGGTCAGGATGCAGGGCGAGGTTGTGCATCCGCGAAAGCTTGAAGGTCCGCACCTGTCCCCGTCGCCGCCTTTCGAGCCCGATCACGTAGGGCGCGAGGTTGGTCCGGCTGATCTCGATGAAGTAGACGCATAATTCGTTGCCAGTCTCGGTATCGCCATTGGGCCGGCGGTAGTCGAAACTCAGGACGCGACTGTCTATCCAGGCAGAGGCCACCCATTCCATGTGGCGCTCGGTGAAGGGCGTCGCACCGGTGTCATTCACGCTGGCGTTCAGGGTGTAGCGGATGTGCTCGGGCAACATCATGGAAATGCGCTGGAGGGCCTCGCGGTAGTGGCTGTTCAGTGCGGGGGCGTGGTGGTGCGCCAGCCGGAGGGCCGCATATGCCGCCAGCGCCTCAACTGGGCGCAGCAAAGTGCCGTGCTTGGAAATCGAGTAGGTCTTGCCCCGGCGGTTCACACTATCGGGACCCATATGGCTAAGGGCGTCGATGTCCCGCTGGATACTGCGCTGGCAGACATCATATTTGCGCGCCAGTTCGGCGGTGGTCCAGGGCCGGGCCTGGAGATCGTCGCGCAGCCGCGACAACCGCTTGGCCTTATCCCAAATTTTGGTCTGCCGCAGGTTGGGGGTACGCGGCGGTGGGTCAGCGGGCACAGCGCCTGTGGGGTCGCTCATGCCACGTAGCGTGACCTATGGATGTCTCAGTGGCGTCGCATCAGGCGAGACCCATGCCATATCGCGCAGCAAATCTCAGTCCCGCTGAAGCAACTCCTGCTCACGCTCTAAGACCCAGGGCAAGTGGACTCCACGCATGAACATCTCGACGCTGCAGCTCCCTCTCCCAAGGTCGCTGGTCCAGCGTGCCGAGCGGTCGAGGAGATAGGTGCCCATGTCGTAGCGCACGCTGCCTGGCCATCCGAGCGCTGTCCGCAGGTTACGAACTACCCGAGATACGCGCTGCCCAGCCAGGCGCTTGGTGCGGGGCGTGCGGTCGTCAAGCACAGCCATCAAGCTCTCAGTCCTAAGGTCACCATCGAGAACCAAGGCAGCCAGCAGGGTCACCTCCAGATCACTCAGGCGTACGCGCCGGC contains:
- the cas2e gene encoding type I-E CRISPR-associated endoribonuclease Cas2e, which gives rise to MTLEAVPPSLRGELSRWLMEVQPGVYVGNATALVRDLLWDKAVQNARTGRCTQIYRANNEQGFAVRMYGDPHRTLVSLDGFQLVAIRNARHIELQGEYDPPEDDDKL
- the cas1e gene encoding type I-E CRISPR-associated endonuclease Cas1e, with the translated sequence MTGNGAGNGIIWHRQNLRELPKFRDGTSYLYLEHTRLEQDGRGVRAYHPEGMITLPVASLGVLLLGPGCSVSHEAVKALSDTGCSVLWVGEGGVRLYASGLGESRSALRLQRQARLWANPDTRLRVVRQMYAMRFPGGLPDGLTLQQIRGHEGARVRDAYARYSRAYGVRWEQRQYKQTDWERATPINKALSAGNACVYGLAHAAILATGYSPALGFVHTGKMLSFVYDVADLYKIEVVLPTAFREAATPGDDLERRVRTGLRDHMTNLRLLERMAADLHLLLGGDDMDPDPTAPGDLWDPLGDVQGGVNHA
- the cas6e gene encoding type I-E CRISPR-associated protein Cas6/Cse3/CasE translates to MTVQAIPLHLSRLFPSAQHQHTARDLGSPYALHQTLRWAFPGAGQPDTLLPDGERLLWRREVAADPETGEAVPALLVQSVTPPDWGALNARDPGYLSGWEVRTLDLRHALTPGRVLHFRLHANVTVRRVDERGHTARHGLHHPDEQLAWLDRQGDRHGFEVLGADITGTGRVRTRKGRTTITLYTVAFEGALQVLNPVALAGAVRGGLGHAKSLGCGLLSLAP
- the cas5e gene encoding type I-E CRISPR-associated protein Cas5/CasD — its product is MKTLLIPLAGSMQSWGTRSRFDDRDTEAEPTKSGVLGLAAAALGIDRAEPVTHLAALAFGVRVDRPGLPLHDYHTAQLYPGSRKAETSLTRRAYLSDAAFWAALSGDPELLADLHAALRNPYWPLSLGRKAFVPSVPLWWPEALRTSPLLDTLRDAPTLRRTGDSDGPYRFMVDRREGPGPLRHVTPGERRDDPAAPFAQRRYTLRDVVGWTEMLPALHSPQPYPFQKVTT
- the cas7e gene encoding type I-E CRISPR-associated protein Cas7/Cse4/CasC, whose product is MKALLELHYLQNFAPSNLNRDDTGSPKDAYFGGTRRARVSSQSFKRAMRMDFKARGTLTPDEMGERTKRAHEEIARILHRNHQRDETAALAAAETALGGLGLPVKEGKSQYLLFLGRDELNRVAALIDTHWDVLSEGPAEMGSKKAKSKKTALPGDLAKELDKALNGSRAVDVALFGRMLADLPEKNADAAAQVAHALGTHAMRGREFDFYTAVDDLKPSDTAGADMLGTVEFGSATYYRYACVDLQKLLDNLGGDAELAERGLRAFLEASIYAAPSGKQNTFAAHNAPGLMVQVVRENASPRNLANAFEKAVKASTEGFLNPSMQGLAAEKLRQDRIFGDEGRGRYVNAVDEQTFGPLGDAQPSVQALIEATVADARTIFATLKAARG
- the casB gene encoding type I-E CRISPR-associated protein Cse2/CasB gives rise to the protein MTQTAPEATPHERLVRHLSRLDRGQLAQLRRSLGDDRPGQSVPWLAGVFLRSGLGTPGAGQWQALALVAGLYALVERPDDTTETEAPAPERRESFGQTFGGLYLAQDQRPSTEKRFLALLDADTDALPYALRQAVTLLHAGDHTPDWVQLLRDVNLWDHDEYGDEVRRRWARDFYRRAERLPDTDPAETSAQSETPAPNLPPRPDPTLPDEDEGDDTL
- the casA gene encoding type I-E CRISPR-associated protein Cse1/CasA, whose amino-acid sequence is MNSPPTFNLLHEPWIPVRPVGGGPIREVGLRELLLRARDLSCIDDPSPLVTVALLRLSLALLHRALAGPRNAEETARWFLNGFPAEKLEAYFAEWEEGFDLFHPERPFWQVRDLTPDLEGGKYRSHWTRLGTEVGSANTSPLFNVAARPGGERTDALTPAEAARRLVEGQTFLLGGLIKRFTTAAKAAPVATFALSAAQGRDLHETLCLNLPVYAAQGRDRAVWEREPLTVQFMRELYEDEATETPLGWADRYTWPARSVRLVPEVDDAGVVRVTAIGFAAGVPFVGAPEGEGAAIDPMVTLRPPADPKKPEYFPLKLRREQLLWRDLSALLPDPHVEYATKIRGKGGGQTATFSERTGRPPAILTGARELLREAGRSQTLGLSVTGLLSDQGKAFAYRQETYTLPEAFVTDEAGFADHIHNALSGAKAVADGLRGATRKLAAEVLSRGGEREPHKDDLADLVQTLPGLGAYWAALEHPFRVLLADLDTPDTALTDWRGAVTREARRAWGLNLQGVGAGGAVHGYAYRPRRVQGKLQLSPQATLEYALKALHAGTAPPPTPDSSPTQEATP